In one Deltaproteobacteria bacterium genomic region, the following are encoded:
- a CDS encoding GIY-YIG nuclease family protein, protein MDKQFCVYILASKRNGTQYIGVTSQLATRVWQHKSKVVEGFSAKSGVDKLVYYEAHGCAETAIMREKQLKKWRRAWKMTDCVPFGHGPRPDSTQYCQHAEDLPGRLHVTHRFVAHPPAALSTTRPKLRRR, encoded by the coding sequence ATGGACAAGCAGTTCTGCGTTTACATCCTGGCCAGCAAACGGAACGGCACGCAGTACATTGGGGTGACCTCACAGCTGGCAACGCGGGTGTGGCAGCATAAGAGCAAGGTAGTGGAGGGTTTTTCGGCCAAGTCCGGCGTTGACAAGCTGGTCTACTACGAAGCGCACGGCTGCGCAGAGACCGCAATCATGCGGGAGAAGCAGCTGAAGAAGTGGCGCCGCGCCTGGAAGATGACAGATTGCGTCCCTTTCGGCCATGGGCCTCGGCCTGACAGTACACAGTACTGTCAGCATGCTGAGGATTTGCCCGGTCGGCTGCACGTTACCCACAGATTTGTCGCACACCCCCCGGCGGCGTTATCGACAACGAGGCCGAAGTTGCGTAG